A stretch of Paenibacillus mucilaginosus 3016 DNA encodes these proteins:
- a CDS encoding GH32 C-terminal domain-containing protein, with product MSNKMGNKDRMKAGIRTLVLGVWMVMLMGWFYPLYSYGAEANNVSGWTAAGGTWTAAGEGWRGTAPGGQNMLALSNTRSDDFTYEAEVTVETAYAVGTLLLRSNGDGTEAYGLQVDPNLDRLRLFKTAGDVTLGEKPMTIEPGQSYKVRVRAEGTVLKVYWGTVYDPVLTVMDGSYAVGLVGAGAYNGSVLFQNVRIGSLLSNLQNWTEAGGSWTPHLDGVKAVTPGAANAFRTADTPYTDFVLEADLKVDGGTPLGTAGLLFRGNAAGTQGYVVNLDPNLDQVRLFDADGGATIASRSMAVEAGRNYRVEVHAVGSNIKVYIDGYAAPAISVSNARYTSGRIGTNAYNGTAYFQDVYAWSSAAYYTEKYRPQYHYSMARNWISDPNGLVYYEGEYHLFNQDGGKWTHGVSTDLLHWKRLPIALPWNDQGHIWSGSAVVDANDASGLFGGGSGLIAYYTMFHPDKPNGNQKIGIAYSKDKGRTWSYYGGNPVVLNPGGPDGNWDFRDPKVVWDGERSRWVMVVSGGDHVRFFTSTDLLSWTYASSFGYGAYLHAGVWECPDLFQLPVDGNLSNRKWVLSISTGGAAVTGGSSAEYFVGSFDGTAFTSDNPASAILRNEAGKDFYASISFDGIPAADGRRIWLGWMSNWDYPFGFPTTAWKHIMSVPRELQLKTIAGEGVRLVQTPVRELQSLRGSASSWTNKTITPGTSNLLAGLSSSAYEIEAEFELPGTDAASEFGFRLRQGGSEQTVVGYTPASSKLFVNRADGGEDDFAPASYGTLQEATLSPVSNRVKLRLLVDESSIEVFGGDGRVTFSNLIFPDPSSLGMSLYTIGGSVKVVSLNVYPLTNTWKLSAAPGKLKGYEKDKDNDKPIGGTL from the coding sequence ATGAGTAACAAGATGGGAAACAAGGATAGAATGAAGGCGGGAATACGCACGCTGGTTCTCGGCGTATGGATGGTGATGCTGATGGGGTGGTTCTATCCCCTTTACAGCTATGGGGCAGAAGCCAACAATGTGTCGGGCTGGACGGCCGCCGGTGGCACATGGACCGCGGCAGGAGAAGGTTGGAGAGGGACTGCCCCCGGCGGCCAGAATATGCTTGCCCTATCCAATACGCGCTCGGATGATTTCACCTATGAAGCGGAAGTGACCGTGGAGACTGCTTATGCGGTCGGTACCCTGCTGCTCCGCTCGAACGGGGATGGGACCGAGGCCTACGGCCTGCAGGTGGACCCGAATCTGGACCGGCTGCGATTGTTTAAGACCGCAGGAGATGTGACGCTCGGGGAAAAGCCGATGACGATCGAACCTGGACAGAGTTATAAGGTACGGGTGAGAGCGGAAGGAACGGTACTTAAGGTGTATTGGGGCACTGTCTACGATCCTGTGCTGACGGTAATGGACGGCTCTTATGCGGTTGGGCTGGTCGGAGCCGGCGCATATAACGGCAGCGTCCTGTTCCAGAATGTGAGGATCGGTTCGCTGCTATCGAATCTCCAGAACTGGACGGAAGCCGGGGGCAGCTGGACGCCTCACCTGGACGGCGTTAAGGCAGTTACTCCCGGGGCGGCCAATGCCTTCCGGACAGCCGATACCCCCTATACCGATTTCGTGTTGGAGGCCGATCTGAAGGTGGATGGGGGGACGCCGCTGGGAACGGCGGGTCTGCTCTTCCGTGGCAACGCGGCGGGGACACAGGGGTATGTGGTGAATCTCGATCCAAACCTGGACCAGGTCCGTCTCTTCGATGCGGACGGAGGGGCGACCATCGCGTCCAGGAGCATGGCGGTCGAGGCAGGCCGGAACTACCGTGTCGAGGTCCATGCGGTCGGTTCCAACATCAAGGTCTACATCGACGGTTATGCCGCGCCGGCAATCTCGGTGTCAAACGCCCGTTACACGAGCGGACGCATAGGCACTAACGCATATAACGGGACGGCCTACTTCCAGGACGTGTATGCCTGGTCCTCCGCCGCTTACTATACGGAGAAGTACCGCCCGCAATATCACTATTCGATGGCAAGAAACTGGATCAGCGACCCGAATGGCCTCGTGTACTATGAAGGCGAGTATCATCTGTTCAATCAGGATGGGGGTAAGTGGACGCACGGCGTCAGTACGGATCTCCTGCACTGGAAGCGCCTGCCGATTGCGCTGCCCTGGAACGATCAGGGACATATCTGGTCCGGCTCGGCCGTCGTTGATGCGAATGATGCTTCCGGACTTTTTGGAGGCGGCTCCGGACTGATTGCCTATTATACCATGTTCCATCCCGACAAACCGAACGGTAACCAGAAAATCGGAATCGCTTACAGTAAGGACAAGGGACGCACCTGGTCGTACTATGGGGGCAATCCTGTCGTGCTGAACCCGGGTGGTCCCGACGGGAACTGGGATTTCCGCGATCCTAAGGTAGTCTGGGACGGCGAACGTTCACGCTGGGTCATGGTCGTCTCAGGCGGGGATCATGTCCGATTCTTCACATCTACCGATCTGCTTTCATGGACGTATGCCAGCTCCTTCGGCTATGGCGCTTATCTGCATGCCGGGGTATGGGAATGCCCGGATCTCTTCCAGCTGCCGGTAGACGGCAACCTGTCGAACCGCAAGTGGGTGCTGTCGATCAGCACGGGCGGTGCGGCAGTTACCGGGGGTTCCAGCGCCGAATACTTCGTCGGTTCGTTCGATGGTACGGCATTCACGAGTGACAACCCGGCAAGCGCCATACTCCGGAATGAAGCCGGCAAAGACTTCTACGCCTCGATATCCTTCGATGGCATTCCGGCTGCCGACGGACGGCGAATCTGGCTCGGCTGGATGTCCAACTGGGATTATCCGTTCGGCTTCCCGACAACCGCCTGGAAGCACATCATGTCCGTACCCCGGGAACTTCAGCTCAAGACAATCGCCGGTGAAGGCGTAAGGCTCGTCCAAACGCCTGTCCGGGAACTACAGTCCCTGCGCGGGAGCGCCAGCAGTTGGACCAACAAGACGATTACGCCCGGCACTTCGAATCTTCTCGCCGGCTTGTCCAGCAGCGCGTATGAGATTGAGGCTGAATTTGAACTGCCCGGCACGGATGCCGCATCCGAGTTCGGCTTCAGGCTTCGCCAGGGAGGCAGCGAGCAGACGGTGGTCGGCTATACTCCAGCCTCCTCTAAGCTGTTCGTGAACCGGGCGGATGGCGGGGAGGACGATTTTGCCCCCGCAAGCTACGGTACGCTTCAGGAAGCGACACTGTCGCCGGTGAGTAATCGGGTGAAGCTCCGCCTGCTCGTGGATGAATCGTCAATCGAAGTGTTCGGGGGCGACGGCCGGGTCACCTTCTCCAACCTGATCTTCCCGGATCCGTCCAGTTTGGGCATGTCGCTGTATACCATCGGCGGCAGCGTGAAGGTCGTATCGCTCAACGTGTATCCACTGACAAATACGTGGAAGCTGTCAGCGGCACCTGGTAAGCTCAAGGGCTATGAGAAGGACAAAGACAATGACAAGCCCATCGGCGGCACCCTATAA